Proteins encoded together in one Shewanella oneidensis MR-1 window:
- the fliE gene encoding flagellar hook-basal body complex protein FliE → MQIGANSLLQEMQSLKGEVTPSFGISPNNIVQQVNNTSGADFGQLLSQAIGNVSGLQSTSSNLATRLDMGDTTVSLSDSVIAREKASVAFEATIQVRNKLVEAYKEIMSMPV, encoded by the coding sequence ATGCAAATTGGCGCGAATTCATTACTGCAAGAAATGCAGTCACTTAAAGGTGAAGTTACTCCTTCTTTTGGAATATCACCCAATAATATTGTGCAGCAAGTGAATAACACCAGCGGTGCTGACTTTGGGCAATTACTGTCGCAAGCTATTGGTAATGTCAGTGGATTGCAGTCAACCTCATCTAACCTCGCCACGCGATTAGACATGGGGGATACCACAGTGAGTCTTTCTGATAGTGTGATTGCCCGCGAAAAAGCCAGTGTTGCCTTTGAAGCCACTATTCAAGTGCGCAATAAGCTCGTTGAAGCTTATAAAGAAATCATGAGTATGCCTGTTTAG
- a CDS encoding sigma-54-dependent transcriptional regulator encodes MSEAKLLLVEDDASLREALLDTLMLAQYDCIDVASGEEAILALKQHQFDLVISDVQMPGIGGLGLLNYLQQHHPKLPVLLMTAYATIGSAVSAIKLGAVDYLAKPFAPEVLLNQVSRYLPLKQNRDQPVVADEKSLSLLSLAQRVAASDASVMILGPSGSGKEVLARYIHQHSSRAEEAFVAINCAAIPENMLEATLFGYEKGAFTGAYQACPGKFEQAQGGTLLLDEISEMDLGLQAKLLRVLQEREVERLGGRKTIKLDVRVLATSNRDLKAVVAAGQFREDLYYRINVFPLTWPALNQRPADILPLARHLLTKHAKALNVVDLPEFDDAACRRLLSHRWPGNVRELDNVVQRALILRAGALITANDIIIDAQDVPLTSDDAEYMSEPEGLGEELKAQEHVIILETLVQCQGSRKLVAEKLGISARTLRYKMARMRDMGIQLPS; translated from the coding sequence ATGTCTGAAGCCAAATTGCTCTTAGTTGAAGATGATGCGTCCCTGCGTGAAGCATTGCTCGATACGTTAATGTTGGCGCAATACGATTGTATCGATGTGGCATCCGGTGAAGAGGCCATTCTTGCTCTAAAACAACATCAATTTGATCTGGTGATTAGCGATGTACAAATGCCGGGGATTGGTGGCTTAGGCTTATTAAATTATTTACAGCAGCATCATCCCAAGTTGCCCGTGTTGTTAATGACGGCTTACGCCACGATTGGCAGTGCGGTAAGTGCTATCAAGCTGGGTGCGGTGGATTATCTGGCAAAACCCTTTGCCCCTGAGGTGTTATTAAACCAAGTATCCCGTTATTTACCGCTAAAACAAAATCGCGATCAACCTGTCGTGGCAGATGAAAAGAGCCTCTCGTTATTGTCCTTGGCGCAACGGGTTGCAGCCTCAGATGCTTCAGTGATGATCCTTGGGCCAAGTGGTTCAGGTAAAGAAGTGTTGGCGCGTTACATTCATCAACACAGCAGTCGGGCTGAAGAGGCCTTTGTGGCAATCAACTGCGCAGCAATCCCCGAAAATATGCTTGAGGCGACATTATTCGGCTATGAAAAGGGTGCCTTTACTGGTGCTTATCAGGCTTGCCCTGGTAAGTTTGAACAGGCGCAGGGCGGTACCTTATTGCTCGATGAAATTTCAGAAATGGATTTAGGTCTTCAGGCGAAACTACTGCGTGTGTTACAAGAACGTGAAGTGGAACGTTTAGGGGGGCGCAAAACCATTAAGCTGGATGTGAGAGTGCTGGCAACCTCAAATCGGGATTTAAAAGCTGTAGTTGCCGCAGGGCAATTTAGGGAAGATCTCTATTATCGTATAAATGTATTTCCACTCACTTGGCCAGCACTGAATCAACGGCCAGCGGACATCTTACCCCTTGCGAGGCATTTGCTTACAAAACACGCAAAGGCGCTTAATGTCGTTGATTTACCTGAGTTTGATGATGCCGCTTGCCGCCGTTTACTTAGCCACCGTTGGCCAGGTAACGTACGAGAGCTGGATAACGTTGTGCAGCGAGCGTTAATTTTACGCGCGGGGGCGTTGATCACTGCCAATGACATTATTATCGATGCTCAAGATGTACCGCTAACATCCGATGACGCCGAATATATGAGCGAGCCTGAAGGTTTAGGTGAAGAGTTAAAGGCGCAGGAGCATGTGATCATTCTCGAAACCTTAGTTCAATGCCAAGGCAGCCGTAAGTTGGTTGCTGAGAAACTGGGGATCAGCGCGCGCACCTTAAGATACAAAATGGCCAGAATGCGGGATATGGGTATTCAATTGCCTAGCTAA